AACAGAGAAGTGGAGGCATAAGATACTATGGTGATAGTGAGCAACTTCCCAAAAGCTAGTTAAAGCTGCTTATTACAACTGAATGTCGAAGAAAGTAGCAGGAAGGAGCTCCGCCATTTGGAACATCAATGAGCTAGTTGCCACAGGCACTAGGTCTAGCGTTTAGACCTGCAAGGAAGGGCAATAAGCATTAGGTAAGGcttgaatttgatttttttttcactaattaaAGAATACTTTTTGTAAAGCAAGGTAAGAGTAATCTTTTTGATTTGCAGGTGAATGAGAACCCTACCTGCCTAACTGAGGAATGTCTTTCCCACCACCTTAAATACGAAGGTTTCTGGCTGGGTAAGGTTTGTAGCTCACAGTAAAAACCGATGACCGTTGGTTTCCCTACAAATTAATGGGACAGTTTGAGACATTACCCCTCAAGCTCAGTTTTATTTGGTACCCCATAGAACAAGTTCTAAGCCTTAGGCAGTTATACCATGCCAAGGGTATTTGTCATGAGCCAGATGTGTTCTCTTCATATGTACAACTTGCTGTTCCAAGGGAAAGGCAGCTTTCCATAACGGAAAGTCATGTTGGCTTTTCAGAAAGTAATTTTTGGTGTATGACTTTATAATGAGCTGCTAGTTTCCCTAGTTCCACCCTAGGAAAGCAAGGAACTTTCACAATTGTCAAAATGTCTTCCTCAAAGTTCTCTAGCTTAAAAGTTTACTATTGCATGGACCAGCAGGGACAGTCAGTTTAGTTATGTGTTTTTAGTCTTCCCCAAAACCCATCACACCAACAGTCTGGTCTCACTGTTGTCCTAGCTTGGAACTCAGTCCACCAGCCTTCtgtcacccaagtgctgggattaaagggtggTGCCTATATGACAActcattcctttaaaaaaaaaaatccaaagaacgGCTGGGTTACTATTAAAATGTGTTGCTGATTGTCCAAAAGGGCTATTTCTGCTGCCCTGAAAGGGCTTCTTTGAAAATTGCTTAATTCAGGTTACTTTTTAATAGAATATTTTCAGGGGACAAATCTGCAAAATGTTTCCTTCACAGGGATACCCTGCATTGCATCAACAAGTTTGTGTGGCATTTAAGTCAGGATGAATTCACAGAAATAGGTAGCAATCTTTCAGTGGTGGTTACTTAAtagatttagaaaaataaatacgTTATCTTAAAAGGCATTTACAGTTCATTTCCtttctgaaataaaattattttacttaatatGGTTCCACTGTCATTTCTGCAAAAATCGTTGGTAGCAACGGTGAACAAGAAAACAAACGAAGGCTGACTTTGGTTTTGTTGGACTTGTGGGATACTGCTTCCAGTTTATGTCTGAAAGCTGTGTTCACATTCATGTTGAAATTAGGGAACACATGGAGAAAAAGTTCTGGTAGGGGACTACAGCGAGTTCAACTTGGTTTTTATGAGTTCTGTCACGATTTAAAACGCCTGACAACGGTACGGTGATTGGCATGGTAGCAAGCATGCAGATATGCAAGGTGCTGTGAGGATCGGTAGCCTGTCCAAGTATTCAGTTTTGAAGCTAACATGTTTTCAGATCTTTATGACAGCAGAGGTGGTCTGTAATTCAATTGTTTCATTTGTAGCATAATGAAATGTTACAGAAAGATGaccttttcattaaaatatttttagaaatgtgtgtgtggtcTTATTTTTCAGTATTCCTTTGACTTAAGTGGATATAGACATTTTAATGTGAGGTATCATAGGAAGTGGAAGCAGGTACTGTCACTCAATACAAAGACAACATGGGCAATTGGTTTCTGGTCAGATTTTCTGGGTGGTAGAGGATTAGGAATTGGAAAGGCTAGGACTATAAGGTGAGTGCCACATGTGACATCGATTCAATTTTGGAAGGCAATTCCTTGGCTGAACATGAAGGTAAAAGGAAGTGTCTTTCAAGTTTTCTTAGTTTCCACTGCACTTAACCTTAAGTAGGATAGTAGTTACCTAGTGACAAGAGTTAACAACAGCCTTTACCTTTTGAAATTGAGGCTGCTTTCTCATACCTGAGATTTCATTACCTTGGGTTCTTAAGTACTGAGTTTGAAGGTGCCTAGCCACATGAATCCAGGTGAGGATTCTTGGTaagattttaaaatttgctttgaataattttgtgtgtgtgtgttacgaaATTAGCCACAAATTGCCTTATTTTAAGGAGACCTGTCCTGAAGTAAGCTAGCTCAAGTCCCAAAGTGCTGAGGATATGTCCCCAtgacatttgcctagcatgcaagaTTCTAGGATTGGTCCCTCCCCTGTACACAAACCGAAAGCTGCCTAACATTAAAGGAAGATTAAGGCCCTTTAGTTTTCTTTAGCAAAATCAGGGTATTAAGCAGTGAGTGGGTATACGTTTAGGTTTACTAGAGTGGCAGTTGGCTATTAGCGATGAAAACCATGGTAGGCATGTTCACAAAGCTGCAGTGGACAGTTCTGGGAACTAGAAGGTAAGTGTTTTACATACAAACAGGTACCGAATTATATATAGGGCAGTTTTGATCTGTAACATAGTAAATAGGTACATGAATACATTTTATAGTATGTCCATATGGCATAACCCTATTTTTAGGGGTGGTTTTGCCtagatgcacatgtgtatgcctggcgtcCTTAGAACCTAGAAAAGGACTTcattccctggagctagagatTTTGAGTTACTGGATGCTGAGAACCATACCTTTGTCCTTTTAAAGTAGCAGGTGCTACTCCCCTGACCCTTCCATTGTAACTTTTAATGGCTTCAAATAGTACATTGGATCCATCTGGAGTTGGAATAGgtgattttcttttcaaatacacATTGTTTCACTGTGTAGTCATGGAAACATCCTTTAAGCTGAAGATAGTTGCCTGCTGTGAATTTCAGTTGTCTTAATGTCCTCATTTAATAAGTTAGGATACAGCTAGGTTCTGTTTCATATTTAAGCTTTGCCCATCAAGTTTAGATAATGAATTTAACCATGTGGGCTTGGACAATTTGAGGATTTTATGTTTCCTTAACTGATAATGCCAAGCTTAAAATACTAGGTTTTGGGCTTAGTGACTAAGGATAAGTTACTTTTCCAGAGCACTGGGtttgattccagcacccacataaagcaGCTCAACTACTACTAGTGCCAAGGgatcctgtgccctcttctggcctttgagaaCACAAGTGCAGACAGTCATGATTATAAAACACCCCcagacataattttttaaaaatttctttggcTGGGAATTGTACATGCCCTTTATCCCAATAGGGGGCAGGTAAGGCCTTTGTCAGTTCAGGGACATCCAGGATTATATGGTGataccctgtctttttttaaaatttggtttgTTCAGAAACCACCCAATCTggcataaataaatacaatctcGCTTTGAATGTCTTaaatcagaggctggagagatggttcagtggttaagaacactggccgttcctccagaggttctgagtaCTGGCTCAGCAGTAGGTGTTTTATACATTAAATTCTCATTTCATTCAATGGGTCTTAGGTCTTTGAAGTTACTGCCCAAGGATCATTTGAGTCTTCACTATTATTACTATTGTCCAGGATATGAAAGGAAACGTTAATTTTTGTTATCAGAATTAAGTAACTTTCTCATTAAAATCTTGGTACCAGTTGAGAAGATGGCCCAATCAAAGCTCTTGCTGTGGAAGCAGTTTGAATCTTTAGTACCAATGTAAAAAGCCAGGGTGATCATATGCccactggggcttgctggctgctaGCCTGGCTCCAGGTTCAGCAGAGAGAGACCCATGTTTCAAGGGTAAGGTGGAGTGAAGGCAGTACACTCAATGTCTTCTGGCTACCTGTGCATATAAGATTCCAAGACCTAAATTGGTCCCTTAAGAACTATGCAAATATAGAGAGTATTGCCTGATGTTAAGTGTGGAGATTGGATAAAAAGGTTGCCTATCTAAAGAGTGCTTTAAAATTATGCTTGAAAGCATACTTAAAATCTAatgagtggggctggagagatggctcagcggttaagagcactgactgctcttccagagatcctgagttcaattcccagcaaccacatggtggctcacaaccatctgtaaagagatccgatgccctcttctgctgtgtttgagcagctacagtgtatttatatataataaatgaataaatctttaaaaaaaataacttgttgctaaaaaaaaatctaatgagtGATTAGTTAAGTCAGaatcttgaatttttttctctttccctcccaagtAGAGAtttatcaatcaatctatctgcAGTCTATTAGATGGTAAGAGTGATACcgccccctcttcctttccccaccaaattgagacagggtatcacagtgtagtcctggctggcctggaactctgaaaTCTGCCGGGCTGCTGAGTGCTAAGATTGAGGTATGCACTGTCACACAGCTTCATAATCATATAAATTAAGGGTGTGGCAGTTCATTTGAATAGTATCTTCCTATTCACTCGAAAACAGAAAAATCTTAGATATGTCTTAAGATTTTTTAatattaggggctggggagatggcaccATGATTAAGAGGAGATTCGTTGCTTTTGCAGATTCCTGCTCCCACAGGGTAGAAGTTTCAAAGGACATCTATGCTGGCGAACCCTCAGACACAGAAAGTCACGACTCGGTTAAGAGCGGGTGTTTTTGCAGAACACTAGAGCTTGGCTCCCACTAGTCACGttagacaccctcttctggtctccacagacaaCCGGACTTacatacgcgcacacacacacacacaatccagatacgcaagtttaaaaaaattagaatatgTTTGACATAACAACAAAGGTGTGCATTTTAGCCTACAGAATTGAATTAAAACAGTCCAAGTAAGGATTAAACAGACTAGTACTTCAAATGCAGAACAAAGGAAATTTTGTTCTTAATGGTTAGGTAAGCTACAATTTGTTAAGTTTtacatttcttgttttcttaaaaCCGTGCATGGATGTTTTGGTTTCATGTCTTTCTGTGTaactggtgcccacagaggccagaggagggggtTGGGTCCCCTGAAACAGTAGTTAGAGATGGATTTGAGctactatgtaggtgctgggatctcTCTGAAGAGCTCTTAACCAGTGAACCATTATCACTCAACATAAGCTCATGTCTGTAAGGTCCTATGGTGAGTTCCTTTTTAGGAATGGCAGCATCTTGTCAAGTTGGACTGTGATAATGAAGACGGATGCAGTCTACTGTGTGGCTGCACCCAAGGTTCCTCTGTTCCATTTTCATTTGGAATAGTGTCTCTTGGGATCATCCATCACTGCTACACCTCCACAGGAGATTGACAGTGGAAGAGACTTGGACCAAGTATCTTACGAGCCCTAGGTCCACTTTTGATTCGACCCTTCAGTCAGGGCATACTCTTTTACTAGTTTTTCATGCTACCAAAAATGTCTTAAAGTAGATGAACAAAGTGTCCACTTCTGAGCGTTTCCGTCTTACAGATGAGACAAGGCTGAGGGCTCCAGGGAGTGGCTGGAGGCCATTCTCTAGGAAATACTGACAACAGGCTCAGTCTAGTGCTGGGCCTGCTAATTACATGATTGGTTCTAGTGTAGTGATAGGACTCTTGGAGGATAATATACAAGCCCATGCTTATCAACATGCACAACTCAAGTGCATCTCTAGACCCCCTTCCTCAAATACCATTATGTAGCCCTGGGACTGCTGAGGCTGGGTTTGACTGTGTACTTCCTCCCGAGTGCACCAAAACCCCCAGCACCCAACTTCTACAACAGCAAAAAGCCGTACAGTGATGAGATGAAGCTGGTGTGCTGACAGGTTTCTTGTTTTAAAGGACTGCTCATTGTCCAGTTTAGGGCCTTTGTTTTCATACCCCCTACATTTCTAATCAGTCTCAACCTATCCACATATGTGAGCCAGTTTTTCCACTTTAGAaatggtggggcacacctttaatcccagctttaggaggtggaggcaggcagatcttacGCCAGTCTTCTGGGtgatttctaggacagccagggctagagagaAAACCTGCCTTGAAACCAAGAGAGTGGGTTGGGAAGAGAATATATATACGTACACCACATAACTGGCCTCTCTCGTCCCACCCCTCACCACCTACACTGCTCAGCTTCAGAACCAGAGGGTAAGTCTCATATCCCACCTCAGCCTTAGCTCCTCCTCTCTAGAACTGCCCACTCCTTCTATGCTGCTTACAGCTCTTCTTCCCACCACTTCCAGCCACTGTGCCTTCTGCTCAGCCGTGGTCTGTGGAGTTGCTGTTAGCATGCGATGCTCTGAGAGCGGTCTGACCTCTGCCTTCAGATGTTGCAAGCTCCTGGAAGTTGTGAtgctttttacatttgtttggatttttgacacagggtctctttctacatagctttggctgtcctggaactctttgtagaccaggctgggcacaAACTCACAGATTTGCCAGTCTCTGCggcagagttcaaagccagccttgtctagagTTCAGCTATTGAAGGTGGAAGCATTATGCccagctttctttttccttcctagcCCTCTTAGAGAATGCCGCTTCAGAGAGCACAGGGAGAttattggttttgttctttgtgcCACAGTACTGCACAGCAGGCATAACATTGTGAATAAACATTTTCGTTGTGACATGTACCATTTCCTTGGTACGACAATCCTAGGAACATTTAGTATGAAAAGGGTTTtggtcttttttgagacaggctctcattatgtagccttggctgtcttggagcacagagatctgcctgcttctgcctcctgaatgttgagAATAAAAAGCATCTACTGCCATACATGGGTATAAAGTGCTtgtgtattttcctttttcttttttctttctttttttttggggggggggaggggagctggggactgaacccagggccttgtgtttgctaggcaagcgctctaccactgagttaaatccccaacccgcttgTGTATTTTCAAAACCAttctgaaaatgtaaaataagcAAATGTGGTAGGTGGATAACTGTCCTATGGAAAACACTACTgggaattaactcaaacaatccAGAGTAATTTAAGTCATGATATTCCTTTATTAGTGCTAGctccttttaatttttatcagagctaaacaatttaatataaaaatgtcatttcttgTTCATACAGTATATAAAAAAGTATAGTGGTTTGGTTAGTTTTCAATAGTTTGCTTTTAGCCAGATGTCATATAAGTCTATGACTGTAACAAATGAGAACAGTATAAATAAGTTCTGTAGTATTTACACTTACACAGAAACTAGCCCAAATGGTGCCCAAGAAATTAACTTGAGAGTTAAAATGAAACTGATTCAACATTGAGACTTTAATGCTTTGTAAAGTTTCATATTATTTCTACACTAGCTTTGGCTATAATTCTGCATAGTTACTTATAAAGTGTTTCTGCATTTCACATCACAGTAGGAAGTTTTAGCCGTACAAAACAAACACTAGCTCAGAAAAGGCTCCATCCTCCCGAACCTAGTTTTTCTTTGTATCTGGCTTCTTGCTCTTGGGAACAAGGAACACGTTGCCATCTCTGGTCTGCTGCAGAGAGTACTCACTGGGAGAGTAAGGTTTCCCATCCTCATCACGTAACATGCTGAAGACTTCCAGATACAAAGTGCTGAGTTTTCTTTTCAGAAGATGGAGGTTTCTGTcgttttctcccttttctctgagTAGTTTTTCTCTCTCGTCTTTTAAGTGGCCCAAGTCTTGCTCCAGCTCTACAATGTTTTCCAGCTTCCTTTTCCTACAGTTCTGAGCGGCAACTTTATTCTTCCCTCTCCTGCGTATATCTCGAATTAATGCAAGCTGAGCTTCGTTGAATTGCTCCTTGGACATCATTTCATTGAAGTCATCAACAGGGAGATTAATGATTTTTTCAACAGGGAATGGAATATGGAGAGCTTTTGCCCTAAGCTCATCTCTTGTGAGATGAGCCTCTAATCGGCTTGAATGTTTGTCTTTTGTGAATGGGACTTTTTGATGACCAGGACTCACAGGtacttctttttttgttgtattttcacACTGGGATTCGTGCACAGCAGCACTGTGCCCTTGAGCTGGCGACAGAGGCTGTACTGTATCCCCAGAAGAATGTGTTGGCTGTGCTTTAGGTCCATTCTGTTTGACACTTCCAGGGGCACTGTCTAGCTCTTCCATTTCCGAGTCACTGAACCCAGGCGGTGGGTCTCCGTAAATGGAAGACTCCACAGAGTGCTCTGGGGATGCTCGGCTGGGACTTGTGTTCAGCGAAATGCCGGAGTCAGAGTCATTGAACTCCACCGTGCCTTCAGTGTGCTTCTGGTTGAAAGCTTTACACAGGGACAGATCACAGCCCTCAATGGGCCCGCCCAGAAGTTCAGAGAGCGACTGACTAATGGCAGCAGAGGAAGGCATGCTGCCACCGCCACTGGGCTCTGCTAGGAAAGCAGAGTAAAATTCATCACCGAAATCTGTGTTCAAGGTGGGATTTGAGTCTAAGGAGTTCAGCTGGCTGGCATCATCCGTGGAGAGGATGCTACTAAAAGAATCCTCAAAACCATGAAGGAAATGTGGACTACAGCTGTCCACTTCTTTTTCCAGTGAGGGGATCGATGAGTAAAAATGGTAATTGCTGTCCATCTCTGTCAGTGTGGCCTCTGGGCTGGGGACAGTGGTAGTCTCAGCCTGCTGCTTGTTTTCCGTATTAAGACACTAGAAAAGAAGGTCACATTGAATGCTTTAGATCAGTTCCCCACTCCCAAATCCAAGGTCTTCTTTTCAATAATCCCGATAACTCCCATTTTCAACAGATAAGTATTTTATGGTTGTCAGAACTCTAAATTAGCTTTCAGTCTTAGAGTGAATTTGTCCTGAAATATTCAGTCTGATTAATTAAAAACTCTGTGTGTTAAGTGAGTTTGGGAAGCTCTCCTAAGTAATATAAATGCACCATCAGTTTCTTCCTTTGAGTAGGTAGCATGTCAATAATAAATAACCAGGATGACTAATTTAAAAGGCCCATAGAGGACAGCACACTCATCGAGCTCTCTCACCTGTAACTCGGGAATGGAAAATAGCTCCTGCCAAACTTGCTCCATGTCCTGCTGTATGCTGCTTAAATCAGTCATGGCCGTCTCCAGAGAGCTATCGAGTGACTGAGCCTGATCAGGGGTGGTGAAGACTGAGCTCTCAACGTGGCTGGGAATATCCAGGGCAAGCGACTGAAATGTAGGTGAAGAAACCTAAGATTGACAAGGTATTTACATGAGTGAGAGCAAAGACCTGTAGAACAGACAGCGGCAGGGGCTGCAGCTCTCAGGTTACTAATGGTTGcttttataaaatgaaacatttcttCCCCCCCAATGTCTCCACATTTATCCACTATTATATCACTCCATGTGCTTAAAGGTAGACTTCAAAATGGATAAAAACATTCCTTACGACTTAATTTGTACCCATAATATTTAGCAAAGTGCTTCAAACAACAGATTAAGATTTTTAATCCAAGTACGGATTAATAGTTGCTCTTTACtagacaaaatattttatatacctaTATCCATTTTTCCAGTTAAATTATTCTGATTCATGTTTCTAGCTATCCAGTAAAATGGACTTGTCGTTTAGTATTTAGCaggtcttatttttaaatgttttatagatatctgatacagtttatttgataatttctttGATCAACTTTTTCcttctaaaattttcttttattctctcaATTGGATACACATGAAAGGGACTAATTCCAGAAAAGACAGTTTTGCTATTAAGCAAACATTTTTATACCTCATGGTCATCTACAAATGGGAATGTCTCTGCCAAAAGCTGCATACAGTCTTCAAAGTACAAGGCATCTTGTTTGGGAATGTGGGCAACCTGGAGTAAGGGAAAGGCACAAAGGAACATCATTTGTTAAATGTTCTAAACCCAGGGGTCATGACTAGCATTAAGAGCTGTTCATAAAATAACCTATGAACTCATTTCAGAAATCAATTTGTTTTACAGATTCAAACCAGATCACTTGTGTTCAAATCATTAGTCCCTTTAATAAACTGTGctaggggaccgaacccagggctctgtgctaGGCAATAAACTCCCTTCATTTTTGAGTGATCTAGGCAAATGATTTAACCCTTGTGAGCTTTAGTTGTTTATCAACATATAGCATGGGAATTGTACTTGACACAGCTACATCAGTTACTCATACAATTCAGGTCACGCCTGCCACAGCAGTGAACAATGCCCACTCCTCCTACCAACAGAACGTCTGCCATGGTCTCCTCCCTCCCAAGAGGATGATTCTGTAACTCACAAAGTATGCCCCATGATCTGTATTGTATCCTGATCATCGAAAGAATTCTCAAAGGAGCTCAGGTACTCAATTCATCGGGAAGCTAAGCTTGGGAACTTAATATCCTCACAAATGGCAGACCAAGAGCTCAAATCCGATGGTCTGCTTTCTCAGTCGAGTTTTCCTCAGACCCCACCAGAACCAAGTGTACCTGGGAGTAGCTGACAGATCCACTGGTGTCTGTCTGGATGTGCTGGGCTGGCTGAATTGGGAGGAATTCTCCGGTCTCTTCATCCAGTTGTAACTGAGCGAAAAAGGCCTTCTCCTGTTCCTTCTGGAGTTGCTCTTGTCTCTCCTTTTcgagttttttctgtttttccagcTCATAATCCTTCTGTCGCTGACTAAAGTCAAACACTTCTCGACTTACCCCAAGATCTATGTCTTGCCTCCAAAGGATGTCAATCAAATCCATGTCCTatgtttaaaacagaaaaggaaggagaaactaCGGTTAAGGTGGTCCACATGGGTTCATTCACTACATGCCATCACGGATGGGGGAGATACAAACTAACTGAACGAGTACAGATGGAGGAAGCTAGAAGACTGTTAGTCCATTCACTCAACACATACTTGCTAAAGCAACAGCATATATATAGCTACCCATTCCAATCAGTTTGGATCACTAATGACTGCAAAACAATAGAAATAGCCAAACTTATGCTTTTAAGAATTCCACGTCTCtctccttttaaaagatttattatatatccaacgttctgcctgcatgtatgcctgtaggcaagaagagggcatcagatcccattacagatggttgtaagccaccatgtggttgctgggaattgaactcaggacctctggaagagaagctagtgctcttaaccgctgagccatctctccagcacatgcatgcacacacacctacagacacaccCTACCTCTTTAGAATAGAGATTACAGCAGATGCATGAGCCACTCATGGCTGCCACG
This Rattus norvegicus strain BN/NHsdMcwi chromosome 3, GRCr8, whole genome shotgun sequence DNA region includes the following protein-coding sequences:
- the Nfe2l2 gene encoding nuclear factor erythroid 2-related factor 2 isoform X3 codes for the protein MDLIDILWRQDIDLGVSREVFDFSQRQKDYELEKQKKLEKERQEQLQKEQEKAFFAQLQLDEETGEFLPIQPAQHIQTDTSGSVSYSQVAHIPKQDALYFEDCMQLLAETFPFVDDHEVSSPTFQSLALDIPSHVESSVFTTPDQAQSLDSSLETAMTDLSSIQQDMEQVWQELFSIPELQCLNTENKQQAETTTVPSPEATLTEMDSNYHFYSSIPSLEKEVDSCSPHFLHGFEDSFSSILSTDDASQLNSLDSNPTLNTDFGDEFYSAFLAEPSGGGSMPSSAAISQSLSELLGGPIEGCDLSLCKAFNQKHTEGTVEFNDSDSGISLNTSPSRASPEHSVESSIYGDPPPGFSDSEMEELDSAPGSVKQNGPKAQPTHSSGDTVQPLSPAQGHSAAVHESQCENTTKKEVPVSPGHQKVPFTKDKHSSRLEAHLTRDELRAKALHIPFPVEKIINLPVDDFNEMMSKEQFNEAQLALIRDIRRRGKNKVAAQNCRKRKLENIVELEQDLGHLKDEREKLLREKGENDRNLHLLKRKLSTLYLEVFSMLRDEDGKPYSPSEYSLQQTRDGNVFLVPKSKKPDTKKN
- the Nfe2l2 gene encoding nuclear factor erythroid 2-related factor 2 isoform X2; the protein is MMDLELPPPGLQSQQDMDLIDILWRQDIDLGVSREVFDFSQRQKDYELEKQKKLEKERQEQLQKEQEKAFFAQLQLDEETGEFLPIQPAQHIQTDTSGSVSYSQVAHIPKQDALYFEDCMQLLAETFPFVDDHESLALDIPSHVESSVFTTPDQAQSLDSSLETAMTDLSSIQQDMEQVWQELFSIPELQCLNTENKQQAETTTVPSPEATLTEMDSNYHFYSSIPSLEKEVDSCSPHFLHGFEDSFSSILSTDDASQLNSLDSNPTLNTDFGDEFYSAFLAEPSGGGSMPSSAAISQSLSELLGGPIEGCDLSLCKAFNQKHTEGTVEFNDSDSGISLNTSPSRASPEHSVESSIYGDPPPGFSDSEMEELDSAPGSVKQNGPKAQPTHSSGDTVQPLSPAQGHSAAVHESQCENTTKKEVPVSPGHQKVPFTKDKHSSRLEAHLTRDELRAKALHIPFPVEKIINLPVDDFNEMMSKEQFNEAQLALIRDIRRRGKNKVAAQNCRKRKLENIVELEQDLGHLKDEREKLLREKGENDRNLHLLKRKLSTLYLEVFSMLRDEDGKPYSPSEYSLQQTRDGNVFLVPKSKKPDTKKN
- the Nfe2l2 gene encoding nuclear factor erythroid 2-related factor 2 isoform X4; the encoded protein is MDLIDILWRQDIDLGVSREVFDFSQRQKDYELEKQKKLEKERQEQLQKEQEKAFFAQLQLDEETGEFLPIQPAQHIQTDTSGSVSYSQVAHIPKQDALYFEDCMQLLAETFPFVDDHESLALDIPSHVESSVFTTPDQAQSLDSSLETAMTDLSSIQQDMEQVWQELFSIPELQCLNTENKQQAETTTVPSPEATLTEMDSNYHFYSSIPSLEKEVDSCSPHFLHGFEDSFSSILSTDDASQLNSLDSNPTLNTDFGDEFYSAFLAEPSGGGSMPSSAAISQSLSELLGGPIEGCDLSLCKAFNQKHTEGTVEFNDSDSGISLNTSPSRASPEHSVESSIYGDPPPGFSDSEMEELDSAPGSVKQNGPKAQPTHSSGDTVQPLSPAQGHSAAVHESQCENTTKKEVPVSPGHQKVPFTKDKHSSRLEAHLTRDELRAKALHIPFPVEKIINLPVDDFNEMMSKEQFNEAQLALIRDIRRRGKNKVAAQNCRKRKLENIVELEQDLGHLKDEREKLLREKGENDRNLHLLKRKLSTLYLEVFSMLRDEDGKPYSPSEYSLQQTRDGNVFLVPKSKKPDTKKN
- the Nfe2l2 gene encoding nuclear factor erythroid 2-related factor 2 isoform X1, with product MMDLELPPPGLQSQQDMDLIDILWRQDIDLGVSREVFDFSQRQKDYELEKQKKLEKERQEQLQKEQEKAFFAQLQLDEETGEFLPIQPAQHIQTDTSGSVSYSQVAHIPKQDALYFEDCMQLLAETFPFVDDHEVSSPTFQSLALDIPSHVESSVFTTPDQAQSLDSSLETAMTDLSSIQQDMEQVWQELFSIPELQCLNTENKQQAETTTVPSPEATLTEMDSNYHFYSSIPSLEKEVDSCSPHFLHGFEDSFSSILSTDDASQLNSLDSNPTLNTDFGDEFYSAFLAEPSGGGSMPSSAAISQSLSELLGGPIEGCDLSLCKAFNQKHTEGTVEFNDSDSGISLNTSPSRASPEHSVESSIYGDPPPGFSDSEMEELDSAPGSVKQNGPKAQPTHSSGDTVQPLSPAQGHSAAVHESQCENTTKKEVPVSPGHQKVPFTKDKHSSRLEAHLTRDELRAKALHIPFPVEKIINLPVDDFNEMMSKEQFNEAQLALIRDIRRRGKNKVAAQNCRKRKLENIVELEQDLGHLKDEREKLLREKGENDRNLHLLKRKLSTLYLEVFSMLRDEDGKPYSPSEYSLQQTRDGNVFLVPKSKKPDTKKN